In the Oncorhynchus keta strain PuntledgeMale-10-30-2019 chromosome 16, Oket_V2, whole genome shotgun sequence genome, aaaaaggggagtctatatacattgtgtgcaaaaggcatgaggaggtaggtgaataattacaattttgcagattaacactggagtgataagtgatcagatggtcatgtacaggtagagagatattggtgtgcaaaagagcagaaaagtaaataaataaaaactgtggggatgaggtaggtgaaaatgggtgtgctatttatcaatagattatgtacagctgcagtgatcggttagctgctcagatagctgatgtttgaagttggtgagggagataaaagtctccaacttcagcgatttttgcaattcgttccagtcacaggcagcagagtactggaacgaaaggcggccgaatgaggtgttggctttagggatgatcagtgagatacacctgctggagcgcgtgctgcggatgggtgttgccatcgtgaccagtgaactgagataaggtggagctttacctagcatggccttgtagatgacctggagccagtgggtctggcgacgaatatgtagcgagggccagccgactagagcatacaagtcgcagtggtgggtagtataaggtgctttagtgacaaaacggatggcactgtgatagactgcatccagtttgctgagtagagtgttggaagcaattttgtagatgacatcgccgaagtcgaggatcggtaggatagtcagttttactagggtaagcttggcagcgtgagtgaaggaggctttgttgcggaatagaaagccgactcttgatttgattttcgattggagatgtttgatatgagtctggaaggagagtttgcagtctagccagacacctaggtacttatagttgtccacatattcaaggtcggaaccatccagggtggtgatgctagtagGGCATGCGGgcgcaggcagcgatcggttgaaaagcatgcatttggttttactagcgtttaagagcagttggaggccacggaaggagtgttgtatggcattgaagctcgtttggaggttagatagcacagtgtccaatgaccggccgaaagtatatagaattgtgtcgtctgcgttgaggtggatcagggaatcgcccgcagcaagagcaacatcattgatatatacagagaaaagagtcggcccgagaattgaaccctgtggcacccccatagagactgccagaggaccggacagcatgccctccgatttgacacactgaactctgtctgcaaagtaattggtgaaccaggcaaggcagtcatccgaaaaaccgaggctactgagtctgccgataagaatatggtgattgacagagtcgaaacccttggcaaggtcgatgaagacggctgcacagtactgtcttttatcgatggcggttatgatatcgtttagtaccttgagtgtggctgaggtgcacccgtgaccggctcggaaaccagattgcacagcggagaaggtacggtgggattcgagatggtcagtgacctgtttgttgacttggctttcgaagaccttagatatgcagggcagaatggatataggtctgtaacagtttgggtccagggtgtctccccctttgaagagggggatgactgcggcagctttccaatccttggggatctccgacgatatgaaagagaggttgaacaggctggtaataggggttgcgacaatggcggcggatagtttcagaaatagagggtccagattgtcaaaagcccagctgatttatacgggtccaggttttgcagctctttcagaacatctgctatctggatttgggtaaaggagaacctggagaggcttgggcgaggagtttcggggggggcggagctgttggccgaggtaggagtagccaggcggaaggcatggccagccgttgagaaatgcttgtggaagttttcgataatcatggatttatcgatggtgaccgtgttacctagcctcagtgcagtgggcagctgggaggaggtgctcttgttctccatggacttcacagtgtcccagaactttttggagttggagctacaggatgcaaacttctgcctgaagaagctggcctttgctttcctgactgactgcgtgtattggttcctgacttccctgaacagtttcaTATTgcgggactattcgatgctattgcagtccgccacaggatgtttttttgctggtcgagggcagtcaggtctggagtgaaccaagggctgtatctgttcttagttctgcattttttgaacagagcatgcttatctaaaatggtgaggatgttactcttaaagaatgaccaggcatcctcaactgacgggatgaggtcaatgtccttccaggatacccgggccaggtcgattagaaaggcctgctcacagaagtgttttagggagcgtttgacagtgatgaggggtggtcgtttgactgcggcaccgtagcggatacaggcaatgaggcagtgatcgctgagatcctgcttgaagacagcggaggtgtatttggagggccagttggtcaggatgacgtctatgagggtgcccttgcttacagagttagggttgtacctggtgggttccttgatgatttgtgtgagattgagggcatctagcttagattgtaggactgccggggtgttaagcatatcccagtttaggtcacctaacagaacaaactctgaagctagatggggggcaatcaattcacaaatggtgtccagggcacagctgggagctgaggggggtcggtagcaggcggcaacagtgagagacttatttctggagagagtaattttctaaattagtagttcgaactgtttgggtatggacctggaaagtatgacattactttgcaggctatctctgcagtagactgcaaatctcagaatttttggtggccttcctgagccaggattcagacatggcaaggacatcagggtttgCAGAGTGTGCTagagcagtgagtaaaacaaacttagggaggaggcttctgatgttgacatgcatgaaaccaaggctttttcgatcacagaagtcaacaaatgagggtgcctggggacatgcagggcctgggtttacctccacatcacccgcggaacagagaaggagtagtatgagggtgcggctaaaggctatcaaaactggtcgcctagagcgttggggacagagaataagaggagcaggtttctgggcatggtagaatatattcagggcataatgcgcagacaggggtatggtggggtgcgggtacagcggaggtaagcccaggcactgggtgatgatgagagaggttgtatctctggacatgctggttgtaatgggtgaggtcaccgcatgtgtgggaggtgggacaacggaggtatcaggggtatgaagagtggaactaggggctccattgtaaactaaaacaatgataactaacctgagcaacagtatacaaggcatattgacatttgagagagacatacagcgaggcatacagtaatcacaggtgttgaattgggagagctagctaaaacagtaggtgagacaacaacagctaatcagctagcacaacaacagcaggtaaaatggcgttgactaggcaacggggccgacagataaaacataaacaagcagaatggagtaccgtgattaatggacagtccagcgtgcatcagctatgtagccaagtgatcagggggcagcggtggatgggcagggaagctggactggcgagtgttatccaggtttaaaaaactaacaatgactaaatagcttgtagctagttagctggttagcttctggaggttctttagtgtgttctaaaaatttaaaataatagcgattccgtatcacatatCACGTATCACATATCACGTAtcgcaggttaccggaaggtataaacaaattaaaaatctaAAAGAGATAGACTCatgtatgtttttgctgtttgttcttcgTAGTTTTTTGTATTTGTTCTTCGTTAtaaacagattggagaagtggtttactcagacatctccattatggatagataactccttgttttgttgtttgtttagtgagTTCCAAATTTCTCTCTTTCTACtcgtctctttctttctcactctgtctgtctgtctgtctgtctgtctgtctgtctgtctgtctgtctgtctgtctgtctgtctgtctgtctgtctgtctttcagttctgcagactgttctagtgccaaCTCAatgatatatgttgaagagggtgggcttagtctctctcacacacgcacacacacacctgttgttcTTGGCTCTTGATGACCACCAGGTGTGCTCCTCTATCTCTGCAGTCCTGTCTGCTCTCCTGCCAGGATTTTTTCTCAGTAGAGACGTAGTAACAACTGCTACCAAGCTTCTTCCATCCTTGCGGACACACTATAAGTTGAACATTTCCTGCTTTAGTCACTTTAATACAACATTGAATTAAGTATCAAGCAAACACTCAAGGAAGACAGGACACTAACTAATGGACAGTTTGGACGTCATAAATTTTTTCTCACATTTTGTATTTAATTAAAGTTGAATTTCCTGGCATGTGAACTGATACAGAGACTGTCAAACAGAACAGTCATTAGACAATTTGACTCACCTTTCTCAACTAAAGAATGTTTCAGACGTTCTATCTCTTTCTgaagctggtctctctctttgatCAGGGTGTTGTTGCTAGTCTGTAACTGGTCTCCATCTTTGGTCAGGGTGTTGTAGTttgtctgtagctggtctctctctttggtcaggatgttgtaactggtctgtagctggtccctCTCTTCAGTCAGGGTGTTGAAACtggtcaattggtttctctctgTGAAATAATACGACCAATGAACAAGGTAACAGTggaaatgttaatcagacatgaccaggcttGGGGTCAGTTgcatttcaattcaggaagtaaactggaATTCTAATTGAATTTCAattctcttcaatgcttttcaatgaggaaaATGTGGAATTGGAATTCGGTGTCCGTTCTGAATTGAATTGACTGGAATGTAAATGATCTCTGGTCATTACACCACTGATGATGAAGAATGTTTGAGTGAGAACATATCAAACTCACGGTAGAGAAACAGGCCTATGATCCCAGCCAGTAGGAGAACACACAGCAGCCCCAGACACACTGCAGCAGCTCCAGAGTATCTCTTCCACCACTGACAAGACACTGAAGAACAAAGTGATGGACAAACAAATGAACAAATCATTACCACAAGAACATGCTCTTTATCAGAGTTGTATTTGTATCGATTTTTGTGTCAATTTTCTGTTTGAATCACTGAGGGAAATACACAAGATTGACAAGGGACAGAACACCAGAACTGAGTTCCAGAACCTCACGTGTTCTACTGCTTGACTTCCAGAACTTCTTACAGAATATTGGCTTAAACATAGTGCAGAGTTCAGGCACCCAAAATGAGTTATTTGCTATTATATGCTTGTCACACCGGAATCTGTTTCACcggtctttgtgcttgtctccacccccctccaggtgtagcCCGTTgaccccattatccccagtgtatttatacctgcgttCTCTGTTTGTCTTATGCCAGTTCGTTTTATTCGTCAAGCCTGTCTGTTTCTAGTTACTCTTTTCTAGTTTTCCCGGGTTTTGACCGTTccacctgacctgaccctgagcctacctgccgTTTCTGTagcttgtcacaccaccctggattattgTCTTCTTTTattgccctgaccctgagactgcctgtccCCTGTTCTAATAATAAACTTATACATAAATTTAAacattgtctgcatctgggtcttccctgaaaaataataatacaatctGGCCATGACTGACTCAGACCAGCTCCACAATGCTGTCTCTCTGCAAGGATGGAGGGACCCCATACCCTGGCAGAACGCCATGACCAGACGTTTGATACGTTGCTGATCACGGATTACTCCTGTAATGTGGCAGACTACGCAGTGGATTTTCTCACGTTGGTGGCTGAGATTGCCAAGAACCCGGAAAACATTGTTCGACATGTTCAACAGAATGGAGTATCGAAGGAAGTAAAGGACGAGCTTGTAGCCCGGGAACTACCGACGGATCTCGACTCGCTCATCACCTTGACCATTCGGATCAGGGCGACTACGGGAACTACCGACGGATCTCGACTCGCTCATCACCTTGACCATTCGGATCAGGGCGACTACGGGAACTTAGGAAGGAAAAGAGGTTCGATTTCACTCGTCCGCCCAAGTCTTCCACCTTGCCTCCGAGACATCCCGGAAGTCCCCGAAGGCTCCACTGCCGAGAGAACCCGAAGCTACTCGAGTTCCCCCCGAGAGTCTCCGAAGTCTGCCAATTCATCTCTTCCTGTGCCAATGCAACGTGGCAGCCCTAGGCTGTCCTCAACCGAACAGCTATGCAGGTTTTACATGAAGAGTTGCCTGTATTGTGGGACTACTGGTCATTTCGTGTCCTCCTGTCCACTAAAATATCAGTCTCACTGATAGGAGTGAGTACTATAGTGGGCCATGCAGAGAACTTTTATCCTCACCTTACTCACACTCCTTTTCATGCCATCTTGCTTTTGGGGGAAATGGTCGAAATCTCTCTAGGTGCTCATTAACTCTGGGGTCGATGAGAGCTTTATGGATGTTAACCTGCTGTCTGAGCTGTGCATCCCCACTCACCACCATTTCCATGAACGATAAGAGCACTGGACGGGGGCTCTATAGGCTGGGTCACCCACCAACCCATCAGCCTATGtgtgtcagggaaccacagcaAGATGATGCAATTCCTGCTTATTAAATATTTTCAGGTTCCtgtggtattgggattctcttggctccagTGACACAATCCCCTTATTGACTGGTCTGCTGGTGCCAGTACTCAATGCCTTTAGTCAGCCCAGCCTGCCCCGAGACATCTTCCTGGGTGATTGGAAGGTTCCCTGGTCCTCCGCCATTCCTGTGGAGGACCAGGACCTCCTGGAGGTGTTCAGTAGAGCCCGGGCCCCTTCACATCCACCGCCTCAACCCTATGACTGCGAGATGGACCTTCTCTCAGGCACAACTCCGCCCCTGGGACAACTGTACTCTCTGTCAGGTCTGGCTATCAAGGCTATGAGGACTCCCTAGTTGCAGTGTTCATCCGTCCTCCTGCCTCCCCCGCCGGAGAATGCAATGCACCGTTGCAGGGctttgtccttcttctccacaaagaagaaccctgcgcCCGTGCAATGACTACCGGGGCCTCAACAACATCACGGTGAAGAACCACTACCCACTACCACTCATCTCCTCAACCTTCAAACCGCTCCAGGGGGCCACTGTATTCTCCAAGCTGGACCTAcggaatgcctaccacctggtgTGGATAGGGGAAGGAGATGAGATGACTGTCTTCAAAACAGCCAGTGGTCACTATGAGTATCTGGTCATGCCATTTGGCCTCACCAATGcccctgctgtgttccaggctctggtaaATTATGTTCTCCGCGACATGTTGAACCGGTTTGTCTTCGTCTATGTAGACGACATCCTAATTTTCTACCGCTCAGCCCAAGAGAACGTGCTCCATGTCTGTCAGGTCCTCCAACGCTTCCTGGCGAACCAGCTTGTTCTGAAAGCAGAGAAGTGCGAATTCCATcgctccaccatccccatccaggGTTACATCATCGCCTCATCGCCTCAGGGAGTGAACAGATGGATCCCGGGAAGGTGAGAGCGGTGGTGCATTGGCCCATGCCTACGTCCAGAGTGCAACTGCAGCGTATCCTGGAATTCACCAACGTCTATTGCTGCTTTATccggggttacagcaccctggcttccaCCCTGTCTGTACGCACCTCTCCCAAGGTTCTGTTCGCATGGTCCCCAGCTGCTGACTGGGACGTTCCCGAGATCTCAAGCACCGTTTCACCACACCACCCATCTTGGTTCATCCTGACCCGTCCCGCCAGTTCTTTGTGGAGGCCGGTGCTTCGGATGTCGGGCTGTCATGTACCAGCGTTCTGCCCTGGACCTGAAGTTGTGCTGCCTTCTCCCATTGCCTCAACGCAACGCAGAGAAACTACAATGTGGGGAATCGCAGTGAAGATGTCATTGGAGGAGTGGAGCTGAGCGGAACATCCGTTCACAAGAGCCTGGAAAATCTCTGCCAAGCGTCTCAATTCCAGGCAAGCTAGGTGGACCCTGATTTTCATTCGGTTTAACAACTCCTTCTCATACCGACCAGGATCCAAGAATGTTAAGTCGTAAGCCGAATGCGCTGTCACACTGCTATAGCCCTGCGGCTACACCCCCGGATACGGAGACCATGCTTCCCACCTCATGCCTGGCGATGGCACACACCTGGTGAATAGGGAAGCATGTTCGTGAGGCGCAGCATTCCCAGTCAAACCCTTGGGGGGAGCCTTATAACCGGATGCTTGTTCCTGACGATATCTGATCCTCGGTCCTGGAGTGGGCCCACTCCTCCAAGATTGCCTGCCGCCTGGGCTCCCGTTGGACACTGCGGCAAtgcttttggtggcctaccatGGTTCATGACTGTCGGCGTTCTTCGCTTCATGCACGATCTGTGCACAGAACAAGACCCCCCCGGAAAGCTCCGGCTGGTCTCCTTCAACCACTGCCTGTTCCGCACCGTCCCTGGACTCACATATCCCTGGACTTTGTTACGGGTTTCCCCCCGTCTGATGGCCGTCTCACCGCCATCCTGACAATACCGGTTTTCCAAAGCcgcccacttcattcctctccccaagcTACCCTCTGTCAAAGAGATGGcacagctcatggtgcagcacatcTTCCAGATCCATGGACTCCCAGTGGACATGGTCTACAACCGGAgacctcagttctctcctcatgATGCAGCACATCTTCCAGATCCATGGACTCCCAGTGGACATGGTCTACAACCGGAGACCTCAGTTCTCCCCCCGGTTCTGGAAGGCATTCCGCACACTCATTGGGTTGTCGGCCAACCTGTCCTCCGAGGCCACCCCAAGTCCAACGGCCAGTTGGAGCAAGCCAACCAAGGCCTGGAGACGACTCTTTGTTGCCTGGTCTcagccaaccccaccacctgcaGTCAGCAACTAGTGTGGGTCGAAATATGTTCGCTCTGCCACGTGTCTCTCGCCCTTTGAGTGTTCCCAGGTTATCAGCCCCTCTCTTCACGGAGCAGAGAGGAAAAAGGTCGGCATAAATGTTTGTCCGCCGCTGTCATTGCACCTGGAAGAGAGTCTCAataccacctccaggtatcgacgACAAACAGATCGCCACCGAGGcaaaatgaattacttaaaaatcatac is a window encoding:
- the LOC118382457 gene encoding CD209 antigen-like isoform X2, whose product is MDIDDDIYANQRPIVPRRKDGVGDQHSVSCQWWKRYSGAAAVCLGLLCVLLLAGIIGLFLYQRNQLTSFNTLTEERDQLQTSYNILTKERDQLQTNYNTLTKDGDQLQTSNNTLIKERDQLQKEIERLKHSLVEKVCPQGWKKLGSSCYYVSTEKKSWQESRQDCRDRGAHLVVIKSQEQQTLVNWLCGVKNYVWIGLTDSVSEGTWKWVDDTPLTTKYWNSGQPDSVLFLLQVLEQWTA